GAGGCGCTGAATAACATTGCCAAGCACAGCGGAGCAAGCTTGGCTCATCTTTCTCTCTCAAAAACCCCCGGCGGAATTGAGCTGACTATCCGGGACAACGGTATCGGATTCGACCCTCAGGCAGTGAAGAAGGATATCACCTTGAGCAGCGGCCTGGGGCTTGCCAGCATGAAGGAACGCGCCGAACTCTCGGGGGGAGCATTTCGCGTCGAGTCGGTCGTAGGCTCGGGAACCCGCATCAGAGCGATCTGGCCAAACGAAGAAGGAGCTATTTCGTAACAAGCCCTTTGTCTATCGCAAGTTTAGTCAAGGCCGACGAATTGTGGAGATCGAGCTTTTTCATAATGTTAGCCCGATGTTTTTCCACAGTTTTCACACTGATACAAAGATAATCGGCAATCTCCTTGTTTTTATAGCCTTCCCCGATCAGCTTGAGCACTTCTCTTTCTCGATGCGTTACGGTTTCCCATGAAGAGCCGGTCTTTAGCGGTTTTTTCCCTTCCAGATATCCTTCCAGAACCTTGTCCGCGATACCCGGACTGATATAACGCTTCCCAGACAAAACACCTCTTATGGCCGTCAATAGTTCAGCGTGATTGGCATCCTTCAGGCAATATCCGTCTGCGCCCGCCTGGAATACCTCGAGCACGTACTCCTCGTATTTGTGAACGGTTAACACAAGGATTTTCGTTTCGGGAGATTGCCGCTTGATATCCCGGATGGCTGCGATCCCGTTCATTTTGGGCATCGCGATGTCGAGCAGAATGAGGTCCGGAACGGACTCTTCCACGCATTTGATGGCTCCGAAACCGTCTTCCGCCTCTCCGACCACCTCGAGATCATCGCTCTTCTCCAGAAGGGCGCGCAATCCTTCCCGCAGTATCGTCTGGTCTTCAGCAATGACAATCTGTCTCTTTTCTGTCATCGCGCGATCCCGCTAAAGACAAATCTTCCACCCACCACACCGGGTCCCAAATAAATATTCATCCCGCCGGCTGAAAAGTACTTCGGTATGTACAGCGAAATAATGTTTTCACCTACTATATCATGCTTTCAGAGGTCTGGTAAAGTTTATCTTGGAATTGCGAAAGGAATCCCGACGATGAAAGCTCTGATTGTTGAGGACAGCGCGGCATTTCGCGAAATGACACGGAACATGTTGATGGCGAGGTTCCCATTCATGCGTATTTCCGATGCGGCAAATGCGGTGGAGGCCCTGAGAGAGCTGGCAAGGGACTGCCCCGATTTCATCCTCATGGACATCAGACTACCCGGAAAAAACGGGCTCGAACTGACAAGGGAAATCAAAGCGCTATATCCCCGTGTCGCTGTCATCATCCTCACCAGTTACGATTTTCCCGAATATCGAGAGGCCGCAAAAAGGTTCGGCGCCGATTACTTTCTTGTAAAAGGCACGGCGAGAACAAATGAAATCCTTTCGTCCATCGATTCCATAGTATCGCCTGAATGAAGATTTCGACTCAATAGGGGGAGGTTCCATCATGAATTCGAGGGAGGTTTTGGGCGTGATTCTTGCCGGCGGCGCTGGACAACGTTTGTACCCTCTGACCAAAGAGCAAGCCAAGCCGGCCGTTGTGTTCGGCGGGACATATCGCCTCATTGATTTCACGTTGAGCAACGCAGTGAACTCGAATATCCGGCACATATTCATCCTCTCTCAGTACAAATCCGATTCGCTGCACCGACATATCCATTCCGGCTGGAATTTATTTGCTTCGGAATTGGACGAATTCATCACGATACTCCCCCCGCAGCAGCGGATCAACGACCAATGGTACTCCGGGACCGCCTCGGCCGTTAGACAAAACCTGTATTCAATCAATGGATTCAGGCCGAAATATGTCCTCATCCTCTCGGCCGATCACGTGTATAAAATGGACTACGCGAAGATGCTCGACTACCACAAGAAAATGGGCGCCGAGATCACGGTCGGCGCCATCGAGGTGCGCCCGGAGGACACCCACCGATTTGGCATTTTGCAGGTGGACGCAGATCAAAGGATCACCGACTTTGTCGAGAAGCCCAAAAATTTGACGGCATGCCGAAACGGAGGTTGTCCCGTGGCCTCCATGGGAATCTACCTGTTTAACATCGACGCGCTGAACGATGTTCTCGCCCGGGATATAAAGGAAGAACTTGAGAACGATTTCGGAAAGGATATCATTCCGTCCGCCCTGCGCACACGCCGCATTCATGCATATCAGTTTATCGATGAAAACAAGAAAAGGGCGAAGTATTGGAGGGACGTGGGGACGATCGACTCCTACTGGGAAGCCAACATGGACCTGGTCGCAGTCGACCCGGAATTCAACCTGTATGATTCGGACTGGCCCATAAGAACGTATCACCCGCAATATCCTCCCGCGAAAACCGTGTTTGCGGGAGGAAAAGATGGAAGGCGTGTCGGACTTGTCCTGGATTCGATTATTTCAAACGGATGCATCATCAGTGGCGGACGCGTGCAAAACTCCGTGCTTTCATTTGGAGTAAGGGTAAACAGCTATGCAGACATCTCCCAGTCGATCTTGATGGAAGGAGTAAGAGTAGGTCGCTCTGCCAAGATCCGGCGTGCAATTATTGGGAAGAATGTCATCATTCCTCCCGGCGCACTGATCGGATATGATTGGGCTGAGGATCGGAAACGGTTTACTGTTTCGGAGAACGGGGTTGTGGTCGTCCCGGAGGAAACGATTATTCGTCCAGCCTCGCTGGCAGCCGAACTGGGAAGGAGTTCGGGCTTGTCACATGTTGTCTCGGCGCCTTTCAAGAAACGGGAAATTGCCTCTATCCTTCCCTCTTAAAGCTTTGCTGCAAATCGAAAAGTGCATCGATCCCGGAAGGGTTCCAAAGAGATATTAATCAGCAGCGCGCGCATGATGACGCATGGGAAAAGACGAGGGATGCCGGTGTCGGCGAAGGGGGAAAAAGTGAGAATTATGGAGGCAGCGCACAGCGTACTTCTTGTGGACGATGACAGGAAGTTTCGCGAAGCAATGAAAAAGACCTTTCAGAACGCCGGTTATGCAGTGACCTCTGCCAATGATGCTCAGAAGGCCCTGGATCTTCTCTCCGAGGATGCTTTTGACCTTATCATTTCCGAGGTGAAAACGCCAAGTCTTGATGGAATGGAACTCATGAGAGAAATCGTTAGAAAAAGAATCAAGGTTTCCGTCATTTTCGTCACGGCCTATGGCGAGGTCGAATCATACTTGGACCTGATGAATATGGGTGCTTTTGAATATCTTCATAAGCCGGTCAATG
The nucleotide sequence above comes from Candidatus Abyssobacteria bacterium SURF_5. Encoded proteins:
- a CDS encoding DNA-binding response regulator; its protein translation is MTEKRQIVIAEDQTILREGLRALLEKSDDLEVVGEAEDGFGAIKCVEESVPDLILLDIAMPKMNGIAAIRDIKRQSPETKILVLTVHKYEEYVLEVFQAGADGYCLKDANHAELLTAIRGVLSGKRYISPGIADKVLEGYLEGKKPLKTGSSWETVTHREREVLKLIGEGYKNKEIADYLCISVKTVEKHRANIMKKLDLHNSSALTKLAIDKGLVTK
- a CDS encoding response regulator, encoding MMTHGKRRGMPVSAKGEKVRIMEAAHSVLLVDDDRKFREAMKKTFQNAGYAVTSANDAQKALDLLSEDAFDLIISEVKTPSLDGMELMREIVRKRIKVSVIFVTAYGEVESYLDLMNMGAFEYLHKPVNEPEILHLAKSAVERSGISRMDTHGSIKGAATSS
- a CDS encoding response regulator, whose product is MYSEIMFSPTISCFQRSGKVYLGIAKGIPTMKALIVEDSAAFREMTRNMLMARFPFMRISDAANAVEALRELARDCPDFILMDIRLPGKNGLELTREIKALYPRVAVIILTSYDFPEYREAAKRFGADYFLVKGTARTNEILSSIDSIVSPE
- the glgC gene encoding glucose-1-phosphate adenylyltransferase is translated as MNSREVLGVILAGGAGQRLYPLTKEQAKPAVVFGGTYRLIDFTLSNAVNSNIRHIFILSQYKSDSLHRHIHSGWNLFASELDEFITILPPQQRINDQWYSGTASAVRQNLYSINGFRPKYVLILSADHVYKMDYAKMLDYHKKMGAEITVGAIEVRPEDTHRFGILQVDADQRITDFVEKPKNLTACRNGGCPVASMGIYLFNIDALNDVLARDIKEELENDFGKDIIPSALRTRRIHAYQFIDENKKRAKYWRDVGTIDSYWEANMDLVAVDPEFNLYDSDWPIRTYHPQYPPAKTVFAGGKDGRRVGLVLDSIISNGCIISGGRVQNSVLSFGVRVNSYADISQSILMEGVRVGRSAKIRRAIIGKNVIIPPGALIGYDWAEDRKRFTVSENGVVVVPEETIIRPASLAAELGRSSGLSHVVSAPFKKREIASILPS